In Aricia agestis chromosome 13, ilAriAges1.1, whole genome shotgun sequence, the genomic window TGTTTGGCAACTGTGTTCAGTTGACAATTAGTTGCCAAACAAATAGACGCGCTGTGATTTTTAACTGTTTTTTGTGTTAAAGTGAAAAAGGAGAATTTAAAAGAGTTATTATATTAAGTGGCGAGGAAAACTCCTTCGATTGTGATGGTGGGATGTTCCATTCTTGGCTGTAAGAGCCGTAGCGAACAACAAATACCTGGATTGACGTTTTATGCGTAAGTACCGCTATAAATGTTGTTTTTCTTAGAGTTTCACGTACTAATTAGAATGAAAGTGagtgtttattttgtttctgaCAATTCCTTAAACAAATTCACACAGGTCTGCTTTAATTTCGGAAATAGGTAATTTATCATAACCTCAAACCTCGTATCATTATTGAAAGCTGTATTGCCATGTCGACAAAATTATCTCCcggataaattaaaaatattgtgttgtgtcGTCTTTGTTATTATTGAGGTATTGTTACATAGCTAACATCGTGGATGGATCAAACCAAAAAATCCGTATGTAGggaacatatttatttatttgtttaattttgtaataatccATAATCCAAGTAAATAGCGAACTGatattcaatatattatattttagtagagTTGTGTGAAATTCCCTCATTAATATGAAACAACTGGCCAAgatttaggaaaaaaaatctCTATGCTACTTAGTTAACAAAGTGTCtagaatacagtttttttagATGACTAGATCTTAAACAACTAtgttggaaaataataatattttccaaCAACTAGATCTaaagtcattaaaataatagttaataattattatttttagttttcccACCGAACCCAATGCACGGAGTGTATGGGTGGCAGCAACTGGACGTTCAAACTGGCAGCCAAAAGGAAGTTCAAAAGTGTGTTCAATACATTTTGAAGATGGATCTTTTACTACctcaaaaagaagaaaatatttaaaacctgGAACTATTCCTGAAAAACAAATTCATGTAAGCGCTCAATTTGATTTCAAAGCGATGAGGGAAATAGTGTGGTGGTGGCAtctttgttataaaaaataaataattttgtttgtttttaataacatttagtttactaattttactatttattattaaactttataacgTTTCAAAATTCTGAAATCAAATAGGTAATTGGTTTTGTGTTTTTGCAATTACTTatgttaagtttttttgtgttaataaataataactaagtaattatttttgcaGATGAAAGAAATTCCAAATGATTCTTCTATTGCTTCAGTGCAAAGAACAGTGAAAAGAAAGGCTGATTATGTTTTGCAAGAGAGAAGACAGCCAAAAAAGGTATGTTTGGTTGTTTGGTAAGAATTCatgcatatatttttttatgtaataagacTAGTATGCAAAGAAAATTTGAACCAAAACATGGTAGttgtaataaaagtttttaagtatattccTTCATAGTTTGCATTCCTTCCTTCATAATCTTAACATAATTAGTAGTTACATCAGTAGTGTAAAATAATTAATCCAAATCTATGATTATTTAAGGAACCAACCGCATGATTGTTTATCGTATTAATTGATGCTAATGCCATGctaactacgtgctgtacattgattgacAAGTTGTTCAAGTTTTCGTCCTGCAATATGTGCATGACATGCACGCATGATTGTTTTGAGATCGGCATGTTATGCAACAATTAAATCTGTCACGTTAATGTATGTCATGCTGCAATTATACGCTCCGTATTAGATATCAGgtgctttttttttgttttgctccTTTTTTTTAActccatgtttttttttatgttttagaagCTGGTATCAACAAAACCACAAAGTTGTCTCGAGGTGAAAAAGTGTGATCTTGAGCGCGAGTTGAGAGATGTTCAACTTAAGGTGATTGAATTAAAAACTTGTTAatcaagttttttataaaaataaaaaaacatattatacaagGCGTAATAATTGCCATTTATTTTCAGCTAGAAAGGCAAACAAAGATTTCGGCGACACGGTTGAAGAAATTGCGTGCAAGTCGAGAGTCGCGGAGAAGACTGCAGAAGAAGGTTGCAGTTTTGGAAAATATTCTGGTTGAATTAAAAGCTAAAATGCCGATAAAATGCGAACTACACCAACAACTGGAGTCGTGAAAATTGCTTTAAGAAAAATAATGAGAATTTGTGTCCGAAACAGCGACGGACATCTAGAACATGAAATGTgaaaataatgattaataaatatttactgtttacatggttttgtttcattttttagaactaactcaaaataaatatgtaatatatattataaacaatgcCCGGGGAGGCAATCAtctaagttttttttgtaatgttatattttatagaaaataaAGTATGTGAATTTGAATAATGAGTTTTAATTTACatacttttaatatattttttttatgttagggTATTTAGTACTAATCACGTaacgataataattaatctcCTCGTTACGCGATTAGTAAATACcgcagtattttttaaatacttatattgttATGGATCAATAAATCTTTTGAACGTCTAACGGCGTTTTCAcacgagacacgacacgacacgattcaTAGACAAATATAAATTACACGACAGACGTCACACAGTCTGTCGTTTGAACGTTTTCACACGAGCGA contains:
- the LOC121733010 gene encoding uncharacterized protein LOC121733010 isoform X3, encoding MVGCSILGCKSRSEQQIPGLTFYAFPTEPNARSVWVAATGRSNWQPKGSSKVCSIHFEDGSFTTSKRRKYLKPGTIPEKQIHMKEIPNDSSIASVQRTVKRKADYVLQERRQPKKKLVSTKPQSCLEVKKCDLERELRDVQLKKGKQRFRRHG
- the LOC121733010 gene encoding THAP domain-containing protein 2-like isoform X1; the protein is MVGCSILGCKSRSEQQIPGLTFYAFPTEPNARSVWVAATGRSNWQPKGSSKVCSIHFEDGSFTTSKRRKYLKPGTIPEKQIHMKEIPNDSSIASVQRTVKRKADYVLQERRQPKKKLVSTKPQSCLEVKKCDLERELRDVQLKLERQTKISATRLKKLRASRESRRRLQKKVAVLENILVELKAKMPIKCELHQQLES
- the LOC121733010 gene encoding THAP domain-containing protein 1-like isoform X2, encoding MVGCSILGCKSRSEQQIPGLTFYAFPTEPNARSVWVAATGRSNWQPKGSSKVCSIHFEDGSFTTSKRRKYLKPGTIPEKQIHKLVSTKPQSCLEVKKCDLERELRDVQLKLERQTKISATRLKKLRASRESRRRLQKKVAVLENILVELKAKMPIKCELHQQLES